A region from the uncultured Draconibacterium sp. genome encodes:
- a CDS encoding lipoprotein signal peptidase: MSRTIKSLIIIFSILIIDQVLKFWIKTNLSIGDEIVVFKDWFILHFVENNGMAFGFEFAGEYGKMFLSVFRIVAVIAIGWYLFKLAKQKDVPFGFIACIALIFAGAIGNIIDSLFYGIIFNHSYGQVASLFPEEGGYSSFLHGRVVDMFYFPLIEGRYPEWLPKVGGNPFIFFRPVFNIADSAITVGIFSILIFYRKYFNKLDEQKKQNESTEANQAE; this comes from the coding sequence ATGTCGCGTACAATCAAATCATTGATAATAATATTTTCCATTTTAATTATTGACCAGGTACTCAAGTTCTGGATAAAAACCAACCTTTCAATTGGCGACGAAATTGTGGTGTTTAAAGATTGGTTTATTCTGCATTTTGTTGAAAACAACGGAATGGCATTTGGATTTGAATTTGCCGGCGAATACGGTAAAATGTTTCTGAGTGTTTTTCGGATTGTTGCCGTTATTGCCATTGGCTGGTATTTATTTAAACTGGCAAAACAGAAAGATGTGCCATTTGGGTTTATTGCTTGTATTGCTCTTATTTTTGCCGGTGCAATTGGCAACATTATCGATAGCCTTTTTTACGGAATAATTTTTAACCACAGTTATGGGCAGGTGGCAAGCCTGTTTCCTGAAGAGGGTGGTTACTCCAGTTTTTTACATGGTCGGGTAGTTGATATGTTTTATTTTCCTTTAATTGAAGGCCGCTATCCCGAATGGTTGCCAAAGGTGGGAGGAAATCCGTTTATCTTTTTCAGACCGGTATTCAACATTGCCGATTCGGCTATAACAGTTGGAATATTTTCTATTCTGATTTTTTACCGCAAGTATTTTAACAAGCTCGATGAGCAAAAAAAACAAAATGAAAGTACCGAAGCCAACCAGGCGGAATAA
- a CDS encoding TraR/DksA C4-type zinc finger protein, whose product MGDKNRYTDEELMEFKKIILVKLEKAQEDYTMYKNSITQGDGNDISDTSPTFKVLEEGAATLSKEEAGKLAQRQLKFIQHLQAALIRIENKTYGVCRETGKLISKERLRAVPHATLSIDAKKGQ is encoded by the coding sequence ATGGGAGACAAAAACAGATATACGGATGAGGAGTTGATGGAATTCAAAAAAATCATTCTGGTTAAACTTGAAAAAGCCCAGGAAGATTATACCATGTACAAGAATTCGATTACTCAAGGCGATGGAAATGATATTTCTGATACATCGCCAACATTTAAGGTATTAGAAGAAGGCGCAGCTACCCTTTCTAAAGAGGAAGCCGGAAAATTAGCTCAGCGTCAGTTAAAATTTATTCAGCATTTACAAGCTGCTCTAATTCGTATCGAGAATAAAACATACGGTGTTTGTCGCGAAACAGGTAAGTTAATTTCAAAAGAAAGACTGCGTGCAGTTCCTCATGCAACACTAAGTATTGATGCGAAAAAGGGACAATAA
- the ileS gene encoding isoleucine--tRNA ligase, translating to MSNKFQEYKQLDLAQINKDVLERWENDDTFHKSISTREGQETFVFYEGPPSANGMPGIHHVMARAIKDIFCRYKTMKGFRVHRKAGWDTHGLPVELSVEKALNITKDDIGKKITVEEYSDACRKEVMKYTREWEELTRKMGYWVNMDDPYVTYDNQYIESVWWLLKQIYQKGLLYKGYTIQPYSPAAGTGLSSHELNQPGCYRDVKDTTAIAQFKALRNEKSEFLFEGVETDLYFLAWTTTPWTLPSNTALCVGPNINYVKVQSFNPYTGDPVTLILAKDLFPVYFNSKNAGLALEDYKPGDKKIPFKVLAEYTGERLKGVQYEQLIDWVRPEGKAFEVITGDFVTIEDGTGIVHIAPTFGADDDRVAKQHGISPLVVVDTEGKRQALVDRKGRFYPTIDLDPEFVEKYVNTETYHDFAGRSVKNEYDDKLEEDAATVDVDIAVMLKQQNKAFKIEKHVHSYPHCWRTDKPVLYYPLDSWFIKSTAVKDKMVALNNTINWKPKSTGTGRFGNWLENLVDWNLSRSRFWGTPLPIWRTEDGSEEICIGSMEELMAEIDKAVEAGFMSENPFAEFKVGDYSKDNYNRVDLHKSHVDNIILVSPSGQKMEREADLIDVWFDSGAMPYAQRHYPFQWKDKFKDVFPADFIAEGVDQTRGWFFTLHAIATMIDESVAFKNIISNGLVLDKNGVKMSKRLGNAVDPFDTIDKYGSDPLRWYMITNAQPWDNLKFDIDGVEEVKRKFFGTLYNTYNFFALYANVDGFKYAEEEIPVEKRPEIDRWIISLLNSLIKEVGESYENYEPTRAGRAISEFVSENLSNWFVRLSRKRYWGGEYSTDKVSAYQTLYTCLEAVAKLMAPIAPFYADLLFNDLNKVTGKASDLSVHLDNFPVYDNNLIDKDLEEKMAIAQKASSMILALRRKEKLKVRQPLGKIMVPVLNPHFKEQFEAVSNIILAEVNVKEVEFLTDTAGVIKKKIKPNFKALGPKYGKMMKQIAGAVNQLDQTAISAFESTGEYELTLGDEKIMLSLDDVEIQTEDIPGWTVATEGQMTIALDINVSEELKQEGIAREFINKIQNLRKESGFEVTDRIKLTVLKHDEYNQAVENHKEYICAQTLADALELTDKVDAAKSNEVEIDKDVMAQIEVEKVK from the coding sequence ATGAGTAATAAATTTCAGGAATATAAGCAGTTAGATTTAGCACAGATAAACAAGGACGTACTTGAACGTTGGGAAAATGACGATACTTTTCATAAAAGTATTTCAACCCGCGAAGGACAAGAAACATTTGTATTTTACGAAGGACCGCCATCGGCAAACGGAATGCCCGGTATTCACCACGTGATGGCGCGTGCCATTAAAGATATTTTCTGCCGTTACAAAACCATGAAAGGTTTTCGTGTGCACCGTAAAGCCGGTTGGGACACACACGGTTTGCCGGTGGAATTAAGCGTTGAAAAAGCGCTGAACATTACAAAAGATGATATAGGTAAGAAAATTACCGTTGAAGAATACAGCGATGCCTGCCGCAAAGAGGTGATGAAATACACCCGCGAGTGGGAAGAGCTGACCCGAAAAATGGGGTACTGGGTAAATATGGACGATCCGTATGTAACCTACGACAACCAATACATTGAATCGGTATGGTGGTTGCTGAAACAAATCTACCAAAAAGGATTGTTGTATAAAGGCTACACCATTCAGCCCTACTCGCCGGCTGCCGGAACAGGTTTAAGCTCGCACGAGCTGAACCAGCCGGGTTGCTACCGCGATGTTAAAGACACCACAGCAATTGCCCAGTTTAAGGCTTTGCGCAACGAAAAATCGGAATTCCTTTTTGAAGGAGTTGAAACCGATTTGTATTTCCTGGCATGGACAACCACGCCATGGACATTGCCATCGAACACGGCACTTTGTGTGGGACCGAACATCAACTATGTAAAAGTTCAGTCGTTTAATCCATACACCGGCGATCCTGTTACTTTAATTTTGGCAAAAGACCTTTTCCCGGTTTATTTCAATTCGAAAAATGCAGGGCTGGCCCTGGAAGATTATAAACCCGGTGATAAAAAAATACCTTTTAAAGTATTGGCCGAATACACCGGCGAGCGGTTAAAAGGTGTGCAATACGAACAACTGATAGATTGGGTAAGGCCCGAGGGCAAAGCTTTTGAAGTAATTACCGGCGACTTTGTAACCATTGAGGACGGTACCGGAATCGTACACATTGCACCTACTTTTGGTGCCGACGATGACCGCGTGGCCAAACAACACGGCATTTCGCCACTGGTGGTGGTTGATACCGAAGGAAAACGCCAGGCACTGGTTGATCGGAAAGGACGATTTTATCCAACCATCGATCTTGATCCTGAGTTTGTAGAAAAGTATGTAAATACTGAAACCTATCATGATTTTGCCGGCCGTTCGGTGAAAAACGAATACGACGACAAGCTGGAAGAAGATGCTGCTACCGTTGATGTTGACATTGCAGTAATGTTGAAACAGCAGAACAAAGCTTTCAAAATTGAAAAGCATGTGCATAGTTATCCGCACTGCTGGCGAACCGATAAACCGGTATTGTATTACCCGCTCGACTCGTGGTTTATAAAATCAACAGCCGTTAAAGATAAAATGGTGGCCTTAAACAACACCATCAACTGGAAACCCAAATCAACCGGAACCGGGCGTTTTGGCAATTGGCTGGAGAACCTGGTGGACTGGAACCTTAGCCGTTCGCGTTTTTGGGGCACACCGCTGCCAATCTGGAGAACAGAAGATGGATCAGAAGAGATTTGTATCGGGTCGATGGAAGAATTAATGGCCGAAATAGACAAAGCGGTTGAAGCCGGATTTATGTCGGAAAATCCCTTTGCCGAATTTAAAGTTGGCGATTACAGCAAAGATAATTACAACCGGGTTGACCTGCATAAATCGCATGTCGATAATATTATTCTGGTGTCTCCATCAGGGCAAAAAATGGAGCGCGAAGCCGATCTTATTGATGTTTGGTTCGACTCGGGTGCCATGCCTTACGCGCAGCGCCACTATCCTTTCCAATGGAAGGACAAGTTTAAAGATGTGTTCCCGGCCGATTTTATTGCCGAAGGTGTAGACCAAACCCGTGGTTGGTTCTTTACCCTGCATGCCATTGCCACCATGATTGATGAATCGGTAGCATTTAAAAATATTATTTCAAACGGTTTGGTACTCGACAAAAACGGCGTGAAAATGTCGAAACGCTTGGGTAACGCTGTCGATCCGTTTGATACCATTGATAAATATGGCTCCGACCCACTGCGCTGGTACATGATTACCAATGCGCAACCCTGGGATAACCTTAAATTTGATATCGACGGGGTGGAAGAAGTAAAACGTAAGTTCTTCGGAACACTTTATAATACTTACAATTTCTTCGCATTGTATGCCAATGTTGATGGCTTTAAATATGCCGAAGAAGAAATCCCCGTTGAGAAACGTCCTGAGATTGACCGCTGGATTATTTCCTTGCTGAACTCGCTGATAAAAGAGGTTGGCGAAAGCTACGAAAACTATGAACCAACCCGCGCAGGCCGTGCTATTTCGGAATTTGTAAGCGAAAACCTGAGTAACTGGTTTGTTCGCCTAAGCCGTAAACGCTACTGGGGTGGAGAGTATTCTACAGATAAAGTTTCGGCTTACCAAACGCTTTACACTTGCTTGGAAGCTGTTGCAAAATTAATGGCGCCAATCGCACCATTTTACGCCGACTTGCTTTTCAACGATTTAAATAAAGTTACCGGAAAGGCAAGCGACCTGAGTGTACATCTCGATAATTTCCCGGTTTACGATAATAACTTAATTGACAAAGACCTGGAAGAAAAAATGGCCATAGCGCAAAAAGCTTCATCAATGATTTTGGCCCTGCGCCGAAAAGAGAAGCTGAAAGTACGCCAGCCCTTAGGTAAAATTATGGTGCCGGTATTAAATCCGCATTTTAAAGAGCAATTTGAAGCAGTTTCAAATATCATTTTAGCAGAAGTTAACGTTAAAGAAGTGGAGTTCTTAACCGATACGGCCGGAGTGATTAAAAAGAAAATTAAACCGAATTTTAAAGCACTTGGCCCGAAATACGGTAAAATGATGAAACAAATTGCCGGGGCGGTAAATCAGTTGGATCAGACCGCGATTTCGGCTTTTGAAAGTACCGGAGAATATGAGTTAACATTGGGTGATGAAAAGATTATGTTGTCGTTAGACGATGTTGAAATTCAAACCGAAGATATTCCGGGATGGACCGTAGCCACTGAAGGTCAGATGACTATTGCCCTGGATATAAATGTTTCGGAAGAGTTGAAACAGGAAGGAATTGCCCGCGAGTTTATTAATAAAATACAGAACCTGCGGAAGGAAAGTGGCTTTGAAGTAACCGACCGGATTAAGCTCACTGTTTTAAAACATGACGAATACAATCAGGCCGTTGAAAACCACAAAGAATACATTTGTGCACAAACACTTGCCGATGCCCTGGAGTTGACTGATAAGGTTGATGCTGCAAAATCGAATGAGGTAGAAATCGACAAAGATGTGATGGCGCAAATTGAGGTGGAAAAAGTGAAGTAA
- a CDS encoding isoamylase early set domain-containing protein: MSIKKQYLKSKPECKVSFRVAKADAPNAETVKIVGEFNGWSEEVEPMKKLKSGDFTQTLNLETGKAYQFKYLIDGSVWENETEADSTAPNGIVEGEFNSVLDLN; encoded by the coding sequence ATGAGTATTAAAAAACAATATTTGAAAAGTAAACCCGAGTGTAAAGTTTCTTTCCGTGTGGCCAAAGCTGATGCGCCAAACGCCGAAACTGTTAAAATTGTTGGAGAATTTAACGGCTGGAGTGAAGAAGTTGAGCCAATGAAAAAACTGAAAAGTGGTGATTTTACACAAACGCTGAACCTTGAAACCGGTAAAGCCTACCAGTTTAAATATTTAATTGATGGTTCGGTTTGGGAAAACGAAACTGAAGCCGACAGTACTGCTCCAAACGGTATTGTTGAGGGTGAATTTAATTCGGTTCTCGACCTGAATTAA
- a CDS encoding BtpA/SgcQ family protein produces MQLNKTIIGMVHVAALPGTPKNSVAINVIINDAVEDARKLAKGGVAAIMIENMHDRPYLNRTVGPEIVASMTVVAQKIKQEVGLPLGIQILAGANKQALAVAMAAGLDFIRAEGFVFGHLADEGMMNSDAGELLRYRKKIGAGNIKIWTDIKKKHSSHAVSADVSVAEMARAAEFFLSDGVIVTGNATGMQASLDDVVEVKESTKLPLIIGSGLDSKNIEDYWPYADAFIVGSSFKCNGQWQNTIDSARVKTFMQKVNLLRAKS; encoded by the coding sequence ATGCAATTGAATAAAACAATAATAGGGATGGTGCATGTGGCTGCCCTGCCCGGAACACCCAAAAACAGCGTGGCAATAAACGTAATAATTAATGACGCTGTAGAAGATGCCAGAAAATTGGCAAAGGGTGGAGTGGCTGCCATTATGATTGAGAATATGCATGATCGGCCGTACCTGAATCGTACTGTTGGGCCCGAAATTGTTGCAAGCATGACAGTGGTTGCCCAAAAAATTAAACAGGAAGTTGGATTGCCATTGGGAATACAAATTCTGGCCGGCGCAAATAAACAGGCACTGGCAGTAGCCATGGCGGCTGGACTTGATTTTATTCGTGCCGAAGGTTTTGTTTTTGGGCACCTCGCCGATGAAGGAATGATGAACAGCGATGCCGGAGAACTGTTGCGGTACCGTAAGAAAATTGGAGCCGGAAACATAAAAATATGGACCGATATAAAAAAGAAACACTCTTCCCATGCAGTTTCTGCTGATGTGTCGGTTGCTGAAATGGCTCGGGCAGCCGAATTTTTCCTTAGCGATGGTGTAATTGTTACCGGAAATGCAACAGGAATGCAGGCCTCGCTTGATGATGTTGTGGAGGTAAAGGAAAGTACAAAGCTTCCCCTTATTATTGGCTCCGGATTGGATAGCAAAAATATTGAAGATTACTGGCCCTATGCTGATGCTTTTATAGTAGGGTCGTCGTTTAAGTGCAATGGGCAATGGCAAAACACGATTGATTCGGCGCGTGTAAAAACATTCATGCAAAAAGTTAATTTATTGCGCGCGAAAAGCTAG
- a CDS encoding DUF1080 domain-containing protein codes for MRNLNLLITIITVLVFWGCSRPQQKSVNTLSKKEISDGWQLLFDGETLSEWKMFNGGAVSGWKIVDGVLHNSGQGSDHGGDIITKKQYADFELYLEWKIAPESNSGIFYRVQEGLTDAIYETGPEYQLLDDKGWSSPLEANQYSGANYGMNAPENARVKPTGEWNTTRIIVNKAHVEHWLNTTKVVEYELWTDDWAKNKAQGKWAETPHYGMAKTGHIGLQDHGGLTMFRNIKIKEL; via the coding sequence ATGAGAAACTTAAACCTTCTGATTACCATTATTACTGTACTCGTTTTTTGGGGTTGTTCGAGGCCCCAACAAAAATCTGTTAACACCTTATCGAAAAAAGAAATTTCTGATGGATGGCAGCTCTTGTTTGACGGGGAAACCTTGAGCGAATGGAAAATGTTTAATGGTGGTGCAGTTTCGGGCTGGAAAATCGTTGATGGAGTTTTGCATAACTCGGGCCAGGGTTCCGATCATGGTGGCGATATTATTACCAAAAAACAATATGCCGATTTTGAATTGTACCTGGAGTGGAAAATAGCTCCCGAAAGCAATTCGGGTATTTTTTATCGCGTACAAGAGGGGCTTACCGATGCCATATACGAAACGGGCCCGGAATACCAGCTACTGGATGACAAAGGCTGGTCAAGCCCCCTTGAAGCCAACCAGTATTCGGGAGCCAATTACGGTATGAATGCTCCCGAAAATGCCCGGGTAAAACCAACAGGCGAATGGAATACAACACGAATTATTGTGAACAAGGCACATGTTGAGCATTGGCTTAACACTACTAAAGTGGTGGAATATGAACTGTGGACTGACGATTGGGCAAAGAACAAGGCACAAGGCAAATGGGCCGAAACCCCTCACTATGGTATGGCTAAAACAGGCCATATCGGGTTGCAGGACCACGGAGGATTAACCATGTTCAGAAATATAAAAATTAAAGAACTCTAA